The following proteins come from a genomic window of Cronobacter muytjensii ATCC 51329:
- the murB gene encoding UDP-N-acetylmuramate dehydrogenase, with translation MNNSLKPYNTFGIDKRAQNIVTAHSDKELAEAWQQAQAASLPVLILGEGSNVLFLDNFNGTVILNRIMGIQVEEQHDAWLVHAGAGENWHHLVEFTLDHNMAGLENLALIPGCAGSSPIQNIGAYGVEFKQFCLYVDCIDLVSGEHVRLGNADCRFGYRDSVFKHDYQHQYAITGIGLRLPKQWTPVLTYGDLTRLSSETVTPRQVFETVCNMRRTKLPDPKEYGNAGSFFKNPVISAEEASALFVHYPDAPRYPQNDGQVKLAAGWLIDRCEMKGHRIGGAAVHRQQALVLINEQSATSQDVVKLAHEVRQRVGEKFNVWLEPEVRFIGAMGEVDAVETIA, from the coding sequence ATGAATAACTCCCTTAAACCCTACAATACCTTCGGGATTGATAAACGCGCGCAGAATATCGTCACGGCGCACTCTGACAAAGAGCTGGCTGAAGCATGGCAGCAGGCTCAAGCCGCTTCTTTGCCTGTATTGATTCTGGGCGAAGGGAGTAACGTACTGTTTCTGGATAATTTCAATGGTACCGTTATTCTGAATCGTATTATGGGCATCCAGGTTGAAGAACAACACGATGCCTGGTTAGTGCATGCGGGCGCGGGTGAGAACTGGCACCATCTCGTAGAATTTACCCTTGATCATAATATGGCCGGGCTGGAGAATCTGGCGCTGATTCCCGGCTGTGCAGGATCATCGCCCATTCAGAATATCGGTGCGTATGGCGTAGAGTTCAAACAATTTTGTCTGTATGTCGATTGTATCGATCTGGTCTCTGGTGAACATGTCCGGCTCGGAAACGCCGATTGCCGGTTTGGTTATCGCGACAGCGTATTTAAACATGATTACCAGCATCAATATGCGATTACAGGTATTGGTCTTCGCCTTCCGAAGCAGTGGACGCCCGTCCTTACTTATGGTGATTTGACTCGTCTGTCATCTGAAACCGTTACGCCCCGTCAGGTGTTTGAGACGGTGTGCAATATGCGGCGCACGAAGCTTCCTGATCCAAAAGAATATGGTAATGCCGGCAGTTTCTTTAAAAACCCGGTCATATCGGCAGAAGAAGCCAGCGCGCTCTTTGTTCATTATCCCGATGCGCCGCGCTACCCGCAAAATGACGGTCAGGTAAAACTGGCGGCAGGCTGGCTTATCGATCGCTGCGAAATGAAAGGCCATCGTATCGGCGGCGCAGCCGTTCATCGTCAACAGGCTTTGGTGCTGATTAATGAACAGAGCGCGACCAGTCAGGACGTGGTGAAACTTGCGCATGAAGTCCGCCAGCGCGTTGGTGAAAAATTTAATGTCTGGCTTGAGCCGGAAGTTCGTTTTATTGGCGCTATGGGTGAAGTGGATGCCGTGGAGACAATCGCTTGA
- the hemG gene encoding menaquinone-dependent protoporphyrinogen IX dehydrogenase, with translation MKTLILFSTRDGQTREIAFYIASQLQELGEATDVVNLHRAEEIDWAQYKKVVIGASIRYGHFHPTLDAFVKKHQQALNAVPGAFFSVNLVARKPEKRTPQTNNYTRKFLLSSPWHPDQCAVFAGALRYPRYRWFDRFMIRLIMKMTGGETDTSKEVVYTDWPQVALFAQEIARLTRE, from the coding sequence GTGAAAACCTTAATTCTGTTTTCCACCCGCGACGGACAAACGCGCGAAATCGCTTTTTATATCGCATCACAATTACAGGAGCTGGGCGAGGCGACGGATGTCGTGAACCTGCACCGCGCCGAAGAGATAGACTGGGCGCAATATAAGAAGGTGGTGATTGGCGCGTCGATCCGCTACGGGCATTTTCATCCGACGCTGGACGCGTTTGTGAAAAAGCATCAGCAGGCGCTTAACGCGGTGCCGGGCGCATTCTTCTCGGTCAACCTCGTTGCGCGTAAACCGGAAAAGCGTACCCCCCAGACCAACAACTACACCCGCAAGTTTCTGCTGAGCTCGCCGTGGCACCCCGACCAGTGCGCCGTGTTCGCGGGCGCGCTGCGCTACCCTCGTTACCGCTGGTTTGACCGCTTTATGATTCGCCTGATTATGAAAATGACCGGCGGCGAAACGGATACGTCAAAAGAAGTGGTTTACACGGACTGGCCGCAGGTGGCCCTTTTTGCGCAAGAAATCGCCCGCCTGACCCGCGAGTAG
- the trkH gene encoding Trk system potassium transporter TrkH, translated as MHFRAITRIVGLLVILFSGTMIIPGLVALLYRDGAGRAFTQTFFVALAIGAALWWPNRHQKRELKSREGFLIVVLFWTVLGSVGALPFIFSERPNLTITDAFFESFSGLTTTGATTLVGLDSLPHAILFYRQMLQWFGGMGIIVLAVAILPILGVGGMQLYRAEMPGPLKDNKMRPRIAETAKTLWLIYVLLTVACALALWFAGMPAFDAIGHSFATIAIGGFSTHDASVGYFNSPTINTIIAIFLLISGCNYGLHFSLLSGRSLKVYSRDPEFRMFIGVQLTLVFICTLVLWFHDTYDSAVTTLNQAFFQVVSMATTAGFTTDSIAKWPLFLPVLLLCSAFIGGCAGSTGGGLKVIRILLLFKQGNRELKRLVHPNAVYSIKLGNRALPERILEAVWGFFSAYALVFLVSMLAIIATGVDDFSAFASVVATLNNLGPGLGVVADNFASMNPVAKWILIANMLFGRLEVFTLLVLFTPTFWRE; from the coding sequence ATGCATTTTCGCGCCATTACCCGAATCGTTGGTCTGTTGGTTATCCTGTTTTCCGGGACGATGATTATTCCCGGCCTGGTGGCCCTGTTATACCGCGACGGTGCGGGACGCGCTTTTACGCAAACTTTTTTTGTCGCTCTGGCGATTGGCGCGGCGCTCTGGTGGCCGAATCGTCATCAGAAGCGCGAGCTGAAATCGCGCGAAGGCTTTCTTATCGTGGTGCTGTTCTGGACGGTGCTGGGCAGCGTCGGGGCATTACCGTTTATTTTCTCCGAACGGCCTAATCTCACCATTACCGACGCCTTTTTTGAATCCTTCTCCGGGCTGACGACGACCGGTGCTACGACGCTGGTGGGCCTTGATTCGCTGCCGCATGCCATTCTGTTCTATCGTCAGATGCTACAGTGGTTCGGCGGGATGGGGATCATCGTGCTGGCAGTGGCGATTCTGCCGATTCTGGGTGTGGGCGGGATGCAGCTCTATCGCGCTGAAATGCCCGGCCCGCTGAAAGACAATAAGATGCGCCCGCGTATCGCCGAAACGGCCAAGACGCTGTGGCTGATTTATGTGTTGCTGACGGTCGCGTGCGCGCTGGCGCTGTGGTTTGCCGGTATGCCCGCGTTTGACGCCATCGGCCATAGCTTCGCCACCATCGCCATCGGCGGGTTTTCCACCCATGACGCGAGCGTGGGGTATTTCAACAGCCCCACCATCAACACCATTATTGCTATCTTTCTGCTTATCTCCGGCTGTAACTACGGGCTGCACTTTTCTCTGCTTAGCGGGCGTAGCCTTAAGGTCTATTCACGCGACCCGGAGTTTCGCATGTTTATCGGCGTACAACTGACGCTGGTATTTATCTGTACGCTGGTCCTCTGGTTTCATGATACGTACGACTCGGCGGTGACGACGCTCAACCAGGCATTTTTCCAGGTGGTATCGATGGCGACGACGGCGGGCTTTACCACCGACAGCATCGCGAAGTGGCCGCTGTTCCTGCCTGTGCTGCTGCTTTGTTCGGCATTCATTGGCGGGTGTGCCGGCTCTACCGGCGGCGGGCTAAAGGTCATTCGCATTCTGTTGCTCTTTAAGCAGGGCAACCGCGAGCTGAAAAGGCTGGTACACCCGAACGCTGTCTACAGCATTAAGCTTGGCAACCGCGCGCTGCCGGAGCGTATCCTCGAAGCGGTGTGGGGATTCTTCTCGGCCTATGCGCTGGTGTTTCTGGTCAGTATGCTGGCGATTATCGCCACCGGTGTGGATGACTTCTCCGCTTTCGCCTCTGTCGTGGCGACGCTTAATAACCTTGGCCCAGGGCTTGGCGTGGTGGCAGATAACTTCGCCAGTATGAATCCGGTCGCTAAATGGATACTTATCGCCAATATGCTTTTCGGGCGCCTGGAAGTGTTCACGCTTCTGGTGCTGTTTACCCCGACCTTCTGGCGCGAATAA
- a CDS encoding IMPACT family protein: MESWLVPAAPVIFTEEIKKSRFITLLGHTEGVEAAKAFVAQARVDYPDARHYCQAWVAGAPDDSQQLGFSDDGEPAGTAGKPMLAQLMGGGVGEVTAVVVRYFGGVKLGTGGLVKAYGGGVQQALAQLTTTLKVPMREYTLLCDYAQLAGVETLLAQFNGRVVQSDFQANVALRVALAPSQVTAFSAKLADFSRGALHLLSVE, translated from the coding sequence ATGGAGAGCTGGCTGGTTCCGGCCGCGCCGGTGATCTTTACAGAAGAGATCAAAAAGAGCCGCTTTATCACGCTGCTCGGGCATACCGAGGGCGTGGAGGCGGCAAAGGCGTTTGTCGCGCAGGCGCGCGTCGACTATCCGGACGCCCGGCATTATTGTCAGGCCTGGGTTGCGGGCGCGCCCGATGATTCTCAGCAACTGGGGTTCTCGGACGACGGCGAACCGGCGGGTACCGCCGGGAAACCGATGCTGGCGCAGCTGATGGGTGGCGGCGTCGGGGAAGTGACCGCCGTGGTGGTGCGCTATTTCGGCGGCGTTAAACTTGGTACCGGCGGGCTGGTAAAAGCCTATGGCGGCGGCGTACAACAGGCGCTGGCGCAGCTTACGACCACGCTCAAAGTGCCGATGAGGGAATATACTTTGCTGTGTGATTACGCGCAGCTCGCGGGCGTGGAAACGCTGCTCGCTCAGTTTAATGGCCGGGTCGTGCAGAGTGATTTCCAGGCGAACGTGGCGCTCAGGGTGGCGCTGGCGCCGTCGCAGGTGACGGCTTTTTCAGCAAAGCTCGCCGACTTTAGCCGTGGCGCATTGCATTTGTTGTCGGTTGAATAA
- the pepQ gene encoding Xaa-Pro dipeptidase encodes MDSLTTLYKNHLDTLQERTRNVLARFNLDALLIHSGELFNVFLDDHAYPFKVNPQFKAWVPVTQVPNCWLLVDGVNKPKLWFYLPVDYWHNVEPLPNAFWTEEIDIIALPKADEIGGQLPAARGNIAYIGPVPERALKLDIPADKVNPKGVIDYLHFWRAYKTDYELACMREAQKTAVNGHRAAHEAFLSGMSEFDINLAYLTATGHRDTDVPYSNIVALNEHAAVLHYTRLDHRAPSEMRSFLLDAGAEYNGYAADLTRTWAADSDNDFAALIKDVNEEQLALIGTMKAGVSYIDYHIQFHQRIAKLLRRHQIVTDISEEAMVEADITGPFMPHGIGHPLGLQVHDVAGFMQDDTGTHLAAPGKYPYLRCTRVLQPRMVLTIEPGIYFIESLLAPWREGEFSKHFNWQKIEALKPFGGIRIEDNVIIHEHGVENMTRDLKLA; translated from the coding sequence ATGGATTCGCTGACCACCCTCTATAAAAATCATCTCGATACGCTCCAGGAGCGTACCCGCAACGTTCTCGCCCGTTTTAATCTGGACGCGCTGCTTATCCACTCCGGGGAGTTGTTTAATGTCTTTCTGGACGATCACGCTTATCCGTTTAAGGTGAACCCGCAGTTTAAGGCGTGGGTGCCGGTGACTCAGGTGCCGAACTGCTGGCTGCTGGTGGACGGCGTTAATAAGCCGAAGCTGTGGTTTTATCTGCCGGTGGATTACTGGCATAACGTGGAGCCGCTGCCGAACGCGTTCTGGACAGAAGAGATTGATATTATCGCGCTGCCGAAAGCCGATGAGATTGGCGGTCAGCTGCCAGCCGCACGCGGTAATATCGCCTATATCGGTCCGGTGCCGGAGCGTGCGCTGAAGCTCGATATCCCGGCGGATAAAGTGAACCCGAAAGGTGTTATCGACTACCTGCATTTCTGGCGTGCGTATAAGACGGACTATGAACTGGCCTGCATGCGTGAAGCGCAGAAAACGGCAGTTAACGGTCATCGCGCCGCGCATGAAGCGTTTCTTTCGGGGATGAGCGAGTTTGATATCAATCTGGCGTACCTGACCGCGACCGGCCATCGTGATACCGACGTGCCTTACAGTAATATCGTGGCGCTGAATGAACACGCCGCCGTGCTGCATTACACCCGTCTCGATCACCGCGCGCCGTCTGAAATGCGCAGCTTCCTGCTGGATGCGGGCGCGGAATATAACGGCTACGCGGCAGATTTAACCCGCACCTGGGCTGCTGACAGCGACAACGATTTCGCTGCCCTCATTAAAGACGTTAATGAAGAGCAACTGGCGCTGATTGGCACCATGAAAGCGGGCGTCAGCTACATTGATTACCATATCCAGTTCCATCAGCGCATCGCGAAGCTGCTGCGCCGCCACCAGATTGTTACCGACATCAGCGAAGAGGCGATGGTGGAGGCAGACATTACGGGGCCGTTTATGCCACACGGCATCGGGCATCCGCTGGGCTTACAGGTGCATGACGTCGCGGGCTTTATGCAGGACGATACCGGCACGCATCTGGCGGCGCCGGGGAAATATCCGTATCTGCGATGCACGCGCGTGTTGCAGCCGCGTATGGTGCTGACGATTGAGCCGGGGATTTACTTTATCGAATCGCTGCTGGCGCCGTGGCGCGAAGGCGAGTTCAGCAAACACTTCAACTGGCAGAAAATTGAAGCGCTGAAACCGTTTGGCGGCATTCGCATCGAAGACAACGTGATTATCCACGAGCATGGCGTGGAAAACATGACCCGGGACCTGAAGCTGGCCTGA
- the fadB gene encoding fatty acid oxidation complex subunit alpha FadB, which translates to MLYKGDTLYLNWLEDGIAELVFDAPGSVNKLDTATVASLGHALEVLEKEPRLKALLLRSKKAAFIVGADITEFLSLFQVPAEQLSQWLHFANSVFNRLEDLPVPTLSAINGYALGGGCECVLATDFRLATPDARIGLPETKLGIMPGFGGSVRLPRLLGADSALEIIAAGKDITADAALKVGLVDAVVKPEKLVEGALRMLRQAIDGDLDWQARRQPKLEPLRLSKIEAAMSFTIAKGMVMQTAGKHYPAPMTAVKTIEAAAGMGRDDALALENNSFVPLARSSEARALVGIFLNDQYVKGLAKKQTRETETPKQAAVLGAGIMGGGIAYQSAWKGVPVIMKDINEKSLALGISEASKLLNKQLERGKIDGLKLASVIATIHPTLDYAGFGRADVVVEAVVENPKVKKAVLAETEDQVRPDTVLASNTSTIPISELASVLKRPENFCGMHFFNPVHRMPLVEVIRGEKTSDDTIAKVVAWASKMGKTPIVVNDCPGFFVNRVLFPYFAGFSQLLRDGADFRQIDKVMEKQFGWPMGPAYLLDVVGIDTAHHAQAVMAAGFPERMQKDYRDAIDALFDAGRFGQKNGKGFYAYKEDSKGKPRKEQDDAVDSLLAEVSQPKRAFSDEEIVARMMIPMVNEVVRCLEEGIIASPAEADMALVYGLGFPPFHGGAFRWLDTQGSAKYVDMAQRYQHLGPLYEAPAGLRDKASHNAPYYPQVEPAQPVGDLQTA; encoded by the coding sequence ATGCTCTACAAAGGCGACACCCTGTACCTTAACTGGCTGGAAGACGGCATTGCCGAACTGGTGTTCGATGCCCCCGGCTCGGTGAATAAGCTCGATACCGCGACCGTGGCAAGCCTTGGCCACGCGCTGGAAGTGCTGGAAAAAGAACCTCGTCTGAAAGCCCTGCTGCTGCGCTCGAAAAAAGCCGCGTTTATCGTCGGGGCCGACATTACCGAATTCCTCTCGCTGTTCCAGGTGCCCGCTGAGCAACTGAGCCAGTGGCTGCACTTCGCCAACAGCGTGTTTAACCGTCTTGAAGATTTGCCGGTGCCGACGCTCTCCGCCATCAACGGCTACGCCCTGGGCGGCGGCTGCGAATGCGTGCTGGCGACCGATTTCCGTCTCGCCACGCCGGATGCCCGTATCGGGCTGCCGGAGACGAAACTTGGCATCATGCCGGGCTTTGGCGGCTCTGTACGTCTGCCCCGCCTGCTGGGTGCCGACAGCGCGCTGGAAATTATCGCCGCCGGTAAAGACATCACCGCCGACGCCGCGCTGAAAGTGGGCCTGGTGGACGCCGTCGTGAAACCGGAAAAACTGGTTGAAGGCGCGCTGCGCATGCTGCGTCAGGCCATCGACGGCGATCTCGACTGGCAGGCCAGACGCCAGCCGAAACTCGAACCGCTGCGCTTAAGCAAAATCGAAGCCGCCATGAGCTTTACTATCGCCAAAGGCATGGTCATGCAGACCGCCGGTAAACATTACCCGGCACCGATGACAGCGGTGAAAACCATTGAAGCCGCTGCCGGTATGGGGCGCGACGACGCCCTGGCGCTGGAAAATAACAGCTTTGTTCCGCTGGCGCGCTCCAGCGAAGCGCGCGCGCTGGTCGGCATCTTCTTAAACGATCAGTACGTCAAAGGGCTGGCGAAAAAGCAGACCAGAGAAACAGAGACGCCAAAACAAGCGGCCGTTCTCGGGGCTGGCATCATGGGCGGCGGCATCGCTTACCAGTCTGCCTGGAAAGGCGTGCCGGTCATCATGAAAGATATAAATGAAAAATCGCTGGCGCTCGGCATCAGCGAAGCCAGTAAACTGCTGAACAAACAGCTGGAGCGCGGCAAAATTGACGGGCTGAAGCTCGCGAGCGTGATAGCGACTATCCACCCGACGCTGGATTACGCAGGCTTCGGGCGCGCCGATGTCGTCGTCGAGGCCGTGGTCGAAAACCCGAAAGTCAAAAAAGCGGTACTGGCGGAAACCGAAGATCAGGTGCGCCCGGACACCGTACTCGCCTCCAATACCTCCACCATTCCTATCAGCGAACTGGCGAGCGTCCTTAAGCGTCCGGAAAACTTCTGCGGCATGCACTTCTTTAACCCGGTTCACCGTATGCCGCTGGTTGAAGTGATCCGTGGCGAAAAAACCTCTGACGACACCATTGCGAAAGTCGTCGCCTGGGCGAGCAAAATGGGTAAAACGCCGATTGTGGTTAACGACTGCCCCGGCTTTTTCGTTAACCGCGTGCTGTTCCCCTACTTCGCGGGTTTCAGCCAGCTGCTGCGCGACGGCGCGGATTTCCGCCAGATCGATAAAGTTATGGAAAAACAGTTCGGCTGGCCGATGGGCCCGGCGTATCTGCTGGACGTTGTCGGCATCGATACCGCGCACCACGCTCAGGCAGTGATGGCGGCGGGCTTCCCGGAAAGAATGCAGAAAGATTACCGCGACGCCATCGACGCGCTGTTTGACGCAGGCCGTTTCGGGCAGAAAAACGGTAAAGGATTCTACGCCTATAAAGAAGACAGCAAAGGCAAGCCGCGCAAAGAGCAGGACGATGCCGTCGACAGCCTGCTGGCGGAAGTGAGTCAGCCGAAACGCGCGTTCAGCGATGAAGAGATCGTGGCGCGCATGATGATCCCGATGGTCAACGAAGTGGTGCGCTGCCTGGAAGAAGGCATTATCGCAAGCCCGGCGGAGGCCGATATGGCGCTGGTCTATGGTCTCGGTTTCCCGCCGTTCCACGGCGGCGCGTTCCGCTGGCTCGACACCCAGGGCAGCGCGAAATATGTCGATATGGCGCAGCGCTATCAGCATCTGGGGCCGCTGTATGAAGCGCCTGCGGGGCTTCGCGACAAAGCGAGCCACAACGCGCCCTATTATCCCCAGGTTGAACCCGCCCAACCGGTGGGCGACCTGCAAACGGCTTAA
- the fadA gene encoding acetyl-CoA C-acyltransferase FadA, with amino-acid sequence MEKVVIVDAIRTPMGRSKGGAFRQVRAEDLSAHLMRSLLSRNPALDANAIDDIYWGCVQQTLEQGFNIARNAALLAEIPHRVPAVTVNRLCGSSMQALHDAARMIMTGDASVCLVGGVEHMGHVPMNHGVDFHPGLSRNVAKAAGMMGLTAEMLSRMHGISREMQDAFAARSHQRAWAATQAGHFKNEILPTSGHDADGVLKRYDFDEVIRPETTAEGLSQLKPAFDPANGTVTAGTSSALSDGAAAMLVMSESRARELGLTPRARIRSMAVVGCDPSIMGYGPVPASKLALKKAGLTASDIDLFEMNEAFAAQILPCIKDLGLMEQIDEKINLNGGAIALGHPLGCSGARISTTLINLMERRDAQLGLATMCIGLGQGIATVFERV; translated from the coding sequence ATGGAAAAGGTTGTAATTGTTGATGCTATCCGCACCCCGATGGGCCGCTCCAAAGGCGGCGCGTTCCGTCAGGTACGCGCGGAAGATCTCTCCGCGCACCTGATGCGCAGCCTGCTGTCGCGCAACCCGGCGCTGGACGCGAATGCTATTGACGACATCTACTGGGGCTGCGTACAGCAGACGCTGGAGCAGGGTTTTAACATCGCCCGCAACGCGGCGCTGCTGGCGGAAATTCCACACCGCGTACCGGCGGTGACGGTAAACCGCCTGTGCGGCTCGTCGATGCAGGCGCTGCATGACGCCGCGCGGATGATCATGACCGGCGACGCCAGCGTCTGCCTCGTGGGCGGCGTGGAGCACATGGGCCATGTGCCGATGAACCACGGCGTCGATTTTCATCCCGGCTTAAGCCGCAATGTGGCGAAAGCGGCAGGCATGATGGGGCTGACGGCAGAAATGCTCTCGCGCATGCACGGTATCAGCCGTGAAATGCAGGACGCCTTCGCTGCCCGCTCGCATCAGCGCGCCTGGGCGGCTACGCAGGCCGGGCATTTCAAAAATGAAATCCTCCCCACCAGCGGTCATGACGCAGACGGCGTGCTGAAACGCTATGACTTTGACGAAGTGATCCGCCCGGAGACCACGGCCGAAGGGCTGTCGCAGTTGAAGCCGGCCTTTGATCCGGCTAATGGCACCGTGACGGCAGGCACCTCGTCGGCGCTTTCCGATGGTGCGGCGGCAATGCTGGTGATGAGCGAGTCGCGCGCCCGTGAACTTGGCCTGACGCCGCGCGCCCGTATTCGTTCTATGGCGGTGGTGGGCTGCGATCCCTCCATTATGGGTTATGGCCCGGTGCCTGCCTCAAAGCTGGCGCTGAAAAAAGCCGGACTGACCGCGAGCGATATCGATCTTTTTGAGATGAACGAAGCCTTTGCCGCGCAGATCCTGCCTTGTATTAAAGATCTGGGTCTGATGGAGCAGATAGATGAGAAGATCAACCTTAACGGCGGCGCGATCGCGCTCGGTCACCCGCTCGGCTGCTCTGGCGCGCGCATCAGCACCACGCTTATCAACCTGATGGAGCGCCGCGACGCACAGCTCGGCCTCGCCACCATGTGTATCGGCCTCGGCCAGGGAATTGCGACGGTGTTTGAGCGGGTGTGA
- the fre gene encoding NAD(P)H-flavin reductase, which yields MTTLSCKVTSVEAITDTVYRVRLVPEAAFSFRAGQYLMVVMDERDKRPFSMASTPDEQGFIELHIGASELNLYAMAVMDRILKEREIVVDIPHGEAWLRDDEERPLILIAGGTGFSYARSILLTALARNPNRDITIYWGGREEKHLYDLAELEALSVDHPNLNIVPVVEQPDETWRGRSGTVLTAVMQDFGTLAGHDIYIAGRFEMAKIARDLFCNERGAREDRLFGDAFAFI from the coding sequence ATGACAACCTTAAGCTGTAAAGTGACCTCGGTAGAAGCCATCACGGATACCGTTTATCGCGTTCGTTTGGTGCCGGAAGCGGCCTTTTCGTTTCGCGCAGGTCAGTACCTGATGGTGGTAATGGATGAGCGGGACAAGCGCCCTTTTTCTATGGCCTCCACGCCGGATGAGCAGGGCTTTATCGAACTGCATATCGGCGCGTCGGAACTTAACCTCTATGCGATGGCGGTGATGGACCGCATCCTCAAAGAGCGTGAAATCGTGGTCGATATTCCGCATGGCGAGGCGTGGCTGCGCGATGATGAAGAGCGCCCGCTGATTTTAATCGCAGGCGGCACGGGCTTTTCTTACGCCCGCTCAATTCTGCTGACAGCGCTGGCTCGCAATCCGAATCGCGATATCACCATTTACTGGGGCGGGCGCGAAGAGAAACACCTGTACGATCTGGCGGAGCTGGAAGCGCTGTCCGTCGACCATCCGAATCTCAACATTGTGCCCGTTGTCGAGCAACCTGATGAGACGTGGCGCGGCCGCAGCGGCACCGTACTGACGGCGGTAATGCAGGATTTCGGCACGCTTGCCGGGCATGACATCTATATTGCCGGACGTTTCGAGATGGCGAAAATCGCCCGTGACCTCTTCTGCAACGAACGCGGCGCGCGTGAAGACCGCCTGTTCGGCGACGCCTTCGCGTTTATCTGA
- the ubiD gene encoding 4-hydroxy-3-polyprenylbenzoate decarboxylase: MKYHDLREFLALLEQQGELKRITLPVDPYLEMTEIADRTLRAGGPALLFENPKGHTMPVLCNLFGTPKRVAMGMGQDDVSALREVGKLLAFLKEPEPPRGFRDLFDKLPQFKQVLNMPTKRLRNAPCQQKVWQGDEVDLNRIPIMQCWPDDAAPLITWGLTVTRGPHKERQNLGIYRQQLIGKNKLIMRWLSHRGGALDFQEWCQAHPGERFPVAVALGADPATILGAVTPVPDTLSEYAFAGLLRGTKTEVVKCLSNDLEIPASAEIVLEGYIEPGEMAPEGPYGDHTGYYNEIDNFPVFTVTHVTQREDAIYHSTYTGRPPDEPAVLGVALNEVLVPILQKQFPEIVDFYLPPEGCSYRLAVVTMRKQYAGHAKRVMMGVWSFLRQFMYTKFVIVCDDDVNARDWNDVIWAITTRMDPARDTVMVENTPIDYLDFASPVSGLGSKMGLDATNKWPGETQREWGRPIKKDPEVTARIDAIWDELAIFHDGKGA, translated from the coding sequence ATGAAATACCACGACCTACGCGAATTTCTGGCGCTGCTGGAGCAGCAAGGCGAACTCAAGCGCATTACATTGCCTGTCGATCCTTATCTGGAGATGACGGAAATCGCCGACCGCACCCTGCGCGCGGGCGGTCCGGCGCTGCTGTTTGAAAATCCCAAAGGCCATACCATGCCGGTGCTCTGCAACCTGTTCGGCACGCCAAAACGCGTGGCGATGGGCATGGGGCAGGATGATGTCTCCGCGCTGCGTGAAGTCGGCAAGCTGCTGGCCTTTCTGAAAGAGCCGGAGCCGCCGCGCGGTTTTCGCGATCTCTTTGATAAGCTGCCGCAGTTTAAGCAGGTGCTGAATATGCCGACGAAGCGGTTGCGTAACGCGCCGTGTCAGCAGAAGGTGTGGCAGGGCGATGAGGTCGATCTGAACCGGATCCCCATTATGCAGTGCTGGCCAGATGATGCTGCGCCGCTCATCACCTGGGGCCTGACGGTAACGCGCGGGCCGCATAAAGAGCGTCAGAATCTCGGCATTTATCGCCAGCAGTTAATTGGCAAAAACAAACTGATTATGCGCTGGCTTTCGCATCGCGGCGGCGCGCTCGATTTTCAGGAGTGGTGTCAGGCGCATCCCGGCGAGCGTTTCCCGGTTGCCGTGGCGCTGGGCGCTGACCCGGCCACCATTCTGGGCGCGGTGACGCCGGTGCCGGATACACTCTCTGAATACGCCTTCGCCGGTCTGCTGCGCGGCACCAAAACCGAAGTGGTGAAGTGCCTGTCAAACGATCTGGAGATTCCGGCCAGCGCGGAGATCGTGCTGGAAGGGTATATCGAACCGGGCGAAATGGCACCGGAAGGGCCGTATGGCGACCACACGGGTTACTATAATGAGATTGATAATTTCCCGGTTTTCACCGTGACGCATGTGACGCAGCGCGAAGATGCGATTTATCACTCGACGTATACCGGCCGTCCGCCTGATGAACCGGCCGTGCTTGGCGTGGCGCTGAATGAAGTTCTGGTGCCGATTCTGCAAAAGCAGTTCCCGGAAATCGTGGATTTTTATCTTCCGCCGGAAGGGTGCTCTTATCGCCTCGCCGTAGTAACGATGCGCAAGCAGTACGCGGGCCACGCGAAGCGCGTAATGATGGGCGTCTGGTCGTTCCTGCGTCAGTTTATGTATACCAAGTTTGTCATCGTTTGCGATGATGACGTGAACGCGCGCGACTGGAACGACGTTATCTGGGCGATTACTACCCGTATGGACCCGGCGCGCGACACGGTGATGGTGGAGAACACGCCGATCGATTATCTGGATTTCGCCTCGCCGGTATCCGGTCTCGGCTCCAAAATGGGGCTCGACGCCACCAACAAATGGCCGGGCGAAACCCAACGCGAGTGGGGCAGACCCATCAAGAAAGATCCCGAAGTGACGGCGCGTATCGACGCCATCTGGGATGAACTCGCCATTTTTCATGACGGAAAAGGCGCCTGA